In a genomic window of Amphiprion ocellaris isolate individual 3 ecotype Okinawa chromosome 11, ASM2253959v1, whole genome shotgun sequence:
- the il17d gene encoding interleukin-17D: MPRRIRVLLLLHLAALLSGCPTGAVRIRKKATRTRSCLDLPEEILEQMFGRLSVGVMSAFHHALQLEPQEKLNLTCLSTARTLTDGKTRLPVNLRSVSPWAYRLSYDANRYPRYIPEAYCLCKGCLIGSYGEESNRHRSTPVYTPSVVLRRTGSCVGGRHSYAEIYVSVAVGCTCVPLQEKERDGRNSNQSLEGRESKAGQLFSAGKKT; this comes from the exons ATGCCGCGTCGGATCCgcgtcctgctgctgctgcacctggCTGCGCTACTGTCCGGTTGCCCCACCGGGGCGGTTCGGATCCGAAAGAAGGCCACCAGGACACGGTCTTGTCTGGACCTGccggaggagatcctggagcaGATGTTCGGGCGGCTCTCGGTCGGAGTGATGAGCGCTTTTCATCACGCTCTGCAGCTGGAGCCGCAGGAGAAGCTCAACCTGACCTGCCTGAGCACCGCACGGACCCTGACCGACGGCAAGACCCGCCTCCCGGTCAACCTGCGCAGCGTCTCCCCCTGGGCCTACAG GCTCTCCTACGACGCCAACAGATATCCCCGCTACATCCCCGAGGCCTACTGCCTCTGCAAAGGCTGCCTGATCGGGTCTTACGGCGAGGAGAGCAACCGGCACCGCAGCACTCCGGTCTACACTCCGTCCGTCGTCCTGAGGAGGACGGGATCCTGCGTTGGCGGCCGGCACTCCTACGCTGAGATCTATGTGTCGGTGGCCGTTGGATGCACCTGTGTGCCGCTGCAGGAAAAAGAACGGGACGGACGGAACAGCAACCAGAGTCTGGAGGGTCGAGAGAGCAAAGCCGGGCAGCTGTTCTCTGCAGGGAAGAAAACATGA